The following proteins are encoded in a genomic region of Corylus avellana chromosome ca4, CavTom2PMs-1.0:
- the LOC132178056 gene encoding protein FAR1-RELATED SEQUENCE 5-like, producing the protein MVEEPTIGMMFDSEEEVFSYYKQYAKQVGFGVTKRSRRLGDDGNVRYFTIACLREGKSKSKASNIVRPKPMERMGCKAKINAKVSLDGRFTLSSVVLEHTHVVSPSKTKYFRCHKKLNSRVKRKLEQLDDAGVRPSKNYKALAIEAGGYDNLPFGEKDCRNYINKVRNELLGEGDAEALRNYLMRMQQKNDRFFYVIDIDEESRLKNVFWADARSRAAYESFGDVITFDTTYLTNKYKMSFAPFVGVNHHGQSILFGCGLLSNENTDTFVWLFETWLKCMSDRAPNAIITDQDRAMQAAIRRVFPRANHRFCLWHIMSKVPHKLGSYSQYENFKGALLNCVYDSLTCDEFETRWQQVVEKYNLQENAWLCQLYGERHQWVPAYVKGIFWAGMSTTQRSESMNAFFDGYVGPKTPLKKFVGDYDNALMRMVENKRLADFGSYNKMFPLITLHSIERQLQAIYTNEKFKEVQEEFRGFMMCLPSLLKCEGAISTYEVIDRVRVSGDFIKEVKYCVYFNDTECEVQCTCRLFEFRGIMCRHALIVLTLVKDVKELPSKYILDRWRKDLKRKYTFVKSSYDDLSGNPKAQKYDDLCNDFSEVAFLASDYNETYMTMKACIRKLKEELLCNGLRSESSLSSAPSLHIPGAYSICNEATDGRYQKCNKLRSPLVAKSKGKPSSTRKQSIVEKVVRKLKLTKVKK; encoded by the coding sequence ATGGTTGAAGAACCAACAATTGGTATGATGTTTGATTCTGAAGAAGAGGTTTTTTCATATTATAAGCAATATGCTAAGCAAGTAGGTTTTGGTGTGACAAAAAGATCTCGTAGACTTGGAGATGATGGAAATGTAAGATATTTCACCATTGCATGTCTTCGTGAGGGCAAGTCAAAAAGCAAAGCATCTAATATAGTTAGGCCAAAACCAATGGAGAGAATGGGGTGCAAGGCAAAGATCAATGCAAAAGTAAGTCTAGATGGAAGATTTACATTGTCTAGTGTCGTGCTTGAACACACTCATGTAGTTAGCCCAAGCAAGACAAAATATTTTAGATGCCATAAGAAGTTAAATTCTCGTGTGAAAAGAAAGCTTGAACAACTAGATGATGCTGGAGTCCGTCCGAGTAAAAATTACAAAGCTCTTGCTATTGAAGCGGGTGGGTATGATAATCTtccatttggagagaaagattgTAGAAATTACATTAACAAAGTAAGGAATGAGTTACTTGGAGAAGGAGATGCAGAAGCATTGCGTAACTATTTAATGAGAATGCAACAAAAAAATGACCGTTTCTTTTATGTCATAGACATTGATGAAGAAAGCcgtttgaaaaatgtgttttgggcaGATGCACGAAGTAGGGCAGCATATGAATCTTTTGGAGACGTCATAACATTTGACACTACATACTTGACTAATAAATACAAGATGTCGTTTGCACCTTTTGTTGGAGTGAATCACCATGGTCAATCCATACTTTTTGGGTGTGGGTTACTATCAAATGAGAATACCGATACTTTTGTGTGGTTGTTCGAAACATGGTTGAAATGCATGTCAGACCGAGCTCCAAATGCAATTATAACTGATCAAGATAGAGCTATGCAAGCTGCAATTCGGAGAGTATTTCCAAGAGCTAATCATAGATTTTGTTTATGGCATATAATGAGCAAAGTTCCGCATAAGCTTGGATCTTATTCTCAATATGAAAACTTTAAGGGTGCTCTATTAAATTGCGTATATGACTCTTTGACTTGTGATGAATTTGAAACAAGATGGCAACAAGTAGTTGAGAAATATAATCTTCAAGAGAATGCATGGCTATGTCAATTATATGGAGAGCGGCATCAATGGGTACCGGCATATGTGAAAGGTATATTTTGGGCCGGAATGTCCACTACACAACGAAGTGAGAGTATGAATGCCTTTTTTGATGGTTATGTGGGGCCAAAGACTCCGTTGAAGAAATTTGTTGGGGATTATGACAATGCTTTGATGAGAATGGTGGAGAACAAGCGTCTAGCTGATTTTGGTTCGTACAATAAAATGTTTCCACTTATAACTCTTCATTCTATTGAGCGTCAACTTCAAGCTATTTACACAAATgaaaagttcaaagaagttCAAGAAGAGTTTAGGGGATTCATGATGTGTTTGCCATCCTTACTAAAATGCGAAGGTGCGATTTCTACATATGAAGTTATTGATCGTGTAAGAGTTAGTGGTGACTTcataaaagaagtaaaatattgTGTTTACTTTAATGACACTGAATGTGAGGTACAATGCACTTGTAGATTGTTTGAATTCAGAGGAATCATGTGCAGGCATGCCCTTATTGTTCTTACCTTGGTGAAAGATGTGAAAGAGTTGCCATCCAAATATATTCTTGACCGATGGAGGAAGGACTTGAAACGAAAATatacttttgttaaaagtagtTATGACGATTTGAGTGGCAATCCTAAAGCACAAAAATATGATGATTTATGCAATGATTTTTCTGAAGTAGCATTTCTCGCGTCAGATTACAATGAAACCTATATGACAATGAAGGCTTGTATACGTAAGTTAAAGGAGGAATTGCTTTGTAATGGGTTAAGAAGTGAAAGCAGTTTGAGTAGTGCACCTTCTCTTCACATTCCGGGTGCATATTCGATTTGTAATGAAGCAACTGATGGGAGGTATCAGAAATGTAACAAGTTGCGGAGTCCTTTAGTTGCAAAAAGTAAAGGAAAGCCCTCGTCAACACGAAAGCAATCCATTGTAGAAAAAGTTGTTAGAAAGTTAAAATTAACGAAGGTGAAGAAATGA
- the LOC132177554 gene encoding uncharacterized protein LOC132177554, whose amino-acid sequence MDFRPNHSTNSHSSSPSSSSSTPNPPTTTATTTTTTIASAADADPMHSWWESVSKARSRIHALSSILYHSSNSNSISNSSSFSFSSLADSDRPALSLLSSHAAYSLLSSALSEPLSGSGSDPLCQWLYDTYLSSDPHLRLVVLSFLPLVSALYLSRVHSSDSPSLAGFEAVLLALYAAETKARNGKPLLISIPDLSQPSLYHTPRRLANNNNSNNSRPSVGVLSPPLEPQVAVKSTKRACIVGVALECYYKQISQMPSWSKLQFCRSVVAWAGQDCSCQREFDRYEDEFENCTSFSDGEIAIEGVAQEMDKKLMIERNGENSEPNGTRIPLPWELLQPALRILGHCLLAPLNSQDVKDAAASAVRSLYARASHDLVPQAILATRSLIQLDKRARTAAKVEAAAAANANASSNANTPSKAKKPEILLVSK is encoded by the coding sequence ATGGACTTCCGTCCGAACCACTCCACCAATTCCCACTcctcctctccctcttcctcctcctccactCCTAATCCCcccaccaccaccgccaccaccaccaccaccaccatcgcTAGCGCCGCCGACGCCGACCCCATGCACTCCTGGTGGGAGTCCGTCTCCAAAGCCCGCTCTCGCATCCACGCCCTCTCCTCCATTCTCTACCATTCCTCCAATTCCAATTCCATTTCCAATTCCTcatccttctccttctcttcccTCGCCGACTCCGACCGCCCGGCTCTGTCTCTGCTCTCGTCCCACGCCGCCTACTCCCTTCTCTCGTCCGCGCTCTCCGAGCCACTCTCTGGATCCGGCTCCGACCCGCTCTGCCAGTGGCTCTACGACACCTACCTCTCCTCCGACCCCCATCTACGACTCGTCGTCCTCTCCTTCCTGCCTCTCGTCTCCGCCCTTTACCTCTCCCGCGTCCACTCCTCTGACTCCCCTTCACTCGCCGGCTTCGAGGCCGTACTGCTTGCCCTCTACGCCGCCGAGACCAAGGCCCGCAACGGCAAGCCTCTCCTTATCTCCATCCCCGACCTCTCCCAACCCTCCCTCTACCACACCCCTCGCCGCCTcgccaacaacaacaacagcaacaatTCAAGACCCTCAGTCGGGGTTCTCTCGCCGCCTCTCGAGCCCCAGGTCGCCGTTAAGTCCACGAAACGCGCCTGCATCGTCGGCGTCGCTCTGGAATGCTATTACAAGCAGATCTCGCAGATGCCCAGCTGGTCCAAGCTCCAGTTTTGCCGATCCGTGGTGGCGTGGGCCGGGCAGGACTGTTCTTGTCAAAGAGAGTTCGATAGGTATGAAGATGAATTCGAAAACTGTACGTCGTTTTCGGATGGTGAGATTGCGATTGAGGGTGTGGCCCAAGAGATGGACAAGAAATTGATGATTGAGAGAAATGGGGAGAATTCGGAGCCCAATGGGACGAGAATTCCGCTGCCTTGGGAGCTATTGCAACCAGCCTTGAGGATTTTGGGGCATTGTTTGCTGGCTCCGTTGAATTCCCAAGATGTTAAGGACGCGGCAGCCTCGGCGGTGAGGAGCTTGTACGCAAGGGCGTCACATGATTTGGTTCCGCAGGCGATCTTGGCGACACGGAGTCTCATTCAGCTCGATAAGCGGGCGCGGACGGCTGCAAAGGTGGAGGCGGCAGCAGCAGCCAATGCCAATGCATCTTCCAATGCCAACACGCCTAGCAAGGCTAAGAAACCTGAAATCCTGTTGGTTTCCAAGTGA
- the LOC132179931 gene encoding uncharacterized protein LOC132179931 isoform X1, with protein MDKYLNPLKPSPEIPKPIQRHRWKRMAIELNGRFEPKYRHEISGLLMQSYSEIGAFPHSYHVDGAPCRTHMNMIDNGARIDSQMPIRKQGISALEFDNKGIYLASVTKSGCLTVHDFEALYCQSNESLPSKLLHCNLLYCFPLGAYLF; from the exons aTGGACAAATACTTGAACCCTCTCAAGCCCTCACCTGAAATCCCTAAACCCATTCAAAGGCACCGATGGAAACGAATGGCTATCGAATTGAACGGCCGGTTCGAGCCGAAGTACCGCCACGAGATCTCCGGTTTGCTCATGCAGTCGTATTCCGAG ATTGGGGCATTTCCGCATTCATACCATGTTGATGGCGCACCGTGTCGAACACAT ATGAATATGATTGATAACGGTGCAAGAATCGACAGCCAAATGCCAATTAGAAA GCAAGGCATCTCTGCACTGGAGTTTGACAACAAG GGGATATATTTGGCGTCAGTGACAAAATCAGGATGTTTAACAGTGcatgactttgaagctctttaTTGCCAGAGTAATGAATCATTGCCGAGTAAGCTCCTGCACTGCAACTTGCTATACTGTTTCCCTCTTGGCGCGTATCTGTTTTGA
- the LOC132179931 gene encoding uncharacterized protein LOC132179931 isoform X2 has protein sequence MDKYLNPLKPSPEIPKPIQRHRWKRMAIELNGRFEPKYRHEISGLLMQSYSEIGAFPHSYHVDGAPCRTHMNMIDNGARIDSQMPIRKQGISALEFDNKVNAESLLFKS, from the exons aTGGACAAATACTTGAACCCTCTCAAGCCCTCACCTGAAATCCCTAAACCCATTCAAAGGCACCGATGGAAACGAATGGCTATCGAATTGAACGGCCGGTTCGAGCCGAAGTACCGCCACGAGATCTCCGGTTTGCTCATGCAGTCGTATTCCGAG ATTGGGGCATTTCCGCATTCATACCATGTTGATGGCGCACCGTGTCGAACACAT ATGAATATGATTGATAACGGTGCAAGAATCGACAGCCAAATGCCAATTAGAAA GCAAGGCATCTCTGCACTGGAGTTTGACAACAAGGTGAACGCTGAATCTTTGCTTTTCAAGTCATAA
- the LOC132179930 gene encoding uncharacterized protein LOC132179930 isoform X1 produces MLRFWKIIASNSFSGGRVLCAKNMVSKLNKLKLPLKWEHVAKIAGMGVAPGRLHVACAMVGAGSVENLKQAFARGSEPLAEEAIQLISNTEGVAVLAHPWALKNPVAIIRRLIEAGLHGMEVYRSDGKLAAYSGLADGYGLLKLGGSDYHGRGGHGHFRELCRGAFRFESSKDYKIREDPDF; encoded by the exons ATGCTTAGGTTCTGGAAGATCATAGCAAGTAACTCTTTTTCTGGAGGTCGTGTCCTCTGCGCAAAAAACATGGTTTCAAAACTGAACAAGCTTAAGCTACCTCTTAAGTGGGAGCATGTTGCCAAGATAGCAGGCATGGGAGTTGCTCCTGGGAGACTGCATGTGGCCTGTGCAATGGTTGGAGCAGGTTCTGTGGAAAATCTGAAACAAGCTTTTGCACG GGGAAGTGAGCCTCTTGCAGAGGAAGCTATACAATTGATATCTAATACAGAGGGTGTGGCTGTGCTAGCTCATCCATGGGCACTGAAAAATCCTGTTGCCATTATCAGGAGACTGATAGAGGCTGGCCTTCATGGGATGGAGGTTTACAGAAGTGATGGAAAACTAGCCG CATACAGTGGCCTAGCCGATGGTTATGGTCTTTTGAAGCTGGGTGGATCTGATTATCATGGAAGAGGTGGACATG GACATTTTAGAGAGTTATGCCGAGGAGCCTTCAGATTCGAATCAAGCAAAGATTACAAGATTAGGGAGGACCCGGATTTTTAA
- the LOC132179930 gene encoding uncharacterized protein LOC132179930 isoform X2: MVSKLNKLKLPLKWEHVAKIAGMGVAPGRLHVACAMVGAGSVENLKQAFARGSEPLAEEAIQLISNTEGVAVLAHPWALKNPVAIIRRLIEAGLHGMEVYRSDGKLAAYSGLADGYGLLKLGGSDYHGRGGHGHFRELCRGAFRFESSKDYKIREDPDF; the protein is encoded by the exons ATGGTTTCAAAACTGAACAAGCTTAAGCTACCTCTTAAGTGGGAGCATGTTGCCAAGATAGCAGGCATGGGAGTTGCTCCTGGGAGACTGCATGTGGCCTGTGCAATGGTTGGAGCAGGTTCTGTGGAAAATCTGAAACAAGCTTTTGCACG GGGAAGTGAGCCTCTTGCAGAGGAAGCTATACAATTGATATCTAATACAGAGGGTGTGGCTGTGCTAGCTCATCCATGGGCACTGAAAAATCCTGTTGCCATTATCAGGAGACTGATAGAGGCTGGCCTTCATGGGATGGAGGTTTACAGAAGTGATGGAAAACTAGCCG CATACAGTGGCCTAGCCGATGGTTATGGTCTTTTGAAGCTGGGTGGATCTGATTATCATGGAAGAGGTGGACATG GACATTTTAGAGAGTTATGCCGAGGAGCCTTCAGATTCGAATCAAGCAAAGATTACAAGATTAGGGAGGACCCGGATTTTTAA